One genomic region from Mesorhizobium terrae encodes:
- a CDS encoding cytochrome c oxidase subunit 3 — MSAALFFLAAIAAVVGWWLSRQRLMSKPWLEAGPVTAFPGTEASLMHPAKIGLGVFLAVVGALFALLISAYFMRMIYTDWQPAPVPAILWPNTAMLALASMALQGAVFAAHKGQLENVRLALLAGALASLAFLGGQLLAWRDFAAEGYFATGNPAASFFYLLTAMHGLHIVGGLVALSRVNIRAWRSVRPEKLVLSTELCAMYWHVLLLVWLVLVSVLNGWAADLIDICRGLLA; from the coding sequence ATGAGCGCGGCACTGTTCTTCCTTGCGGCGATAGCCGCGGTGGTCGGCTGGTGGCTGTCGCGACAGAGGCTGATGTCGAAACCGTGGTTGGAGGCCGGGCCGGTAACGGCTTTCCCCGGTACCGAAGCGTCGCTCATGCACCCGGCCAAGATCGGGCTTGGCGTCTTCCTCGCGGTGGTCGGCGCGCTGTTTGCGTTGCTCATCAGCGCCTATTTCATGCGCATGATCTATACCGACTGGCAGCCAGCTCCGGTTCCGGCGATCCTGTGGCCCAACACGGCGATGCTGGCGCTAGCGAGCATGGCGCTTCAAGGCGCGGTGTTCGCTGCGCACAAGGGACAGCTGGAGAATGTGCGACTTGCCCTTCTCGCTGGCGCGCTGGCCTCATTAGCCTTCCTGGGCGGGCAGTTGCTGGCTTGGCGCGACTTCGCCGCCGAGGGCTATTTCGCGACCGGGAACCCGGCCGCCAGCTTCTTCTATTTGCTCACGGCGATGCACGGCCTGCACATCGTTGGCGGACTGGTCGCGCTGAGCCGGGTCAACATCCGGGCATGGCGGAGCGTCAGGCCGGAAAAGCTCGTTTTGTCGACCGAGCTCTGCGCGATGTACTGGCATGTCCTGCTGCTGGTTTGGCTGGTGCTTGTCTCAGTGCTCAACGGCTGGGCGGCCGATCTGATCGATATCTGCCGCGGACTGCTTGCCTAG
- a CDS encoding heme-copper oxidase subunit III family protein, translating to MSETTQGHGDHTASRPPGLHGIVADWSSDQRAFKNVSWGKAMMWIFLLSDTFIFGCFLLSYMTARMSTTVPWPNPSEVFALHLFGQDVPLILIAIMTFVLISSSGTMAMAVNFGYRHDRRKTAAFMLLTAALGAAFVCMQAFEWTKLITEGVRPWANPWGAVQFGSSFFMITGFHGTHVTIGVIFLLITARKAWRGDFETGARGFFTSRRGQYESVEILGLYWHFVDLVWVFIFAFFYLW from the coding sequence ATGTCCGAGACCACGCAGGGACATGGCGATCATACCGCTTCGCGACCGCCGGGCCTGCACGGTATCGTCGCCGACTGGTCCTCCGACCAAAGGGCTTTCAAGAATGTCTCTTGGGGGAAGGCCATGATGTGGATCTTCCTGCTCAGCGACACCTTCATCTTCGGCTGTTTCCTGTTGTCCTACATGACCGCCCGCATGTCGACGACGGTGCCTTGGCCCAATCCGAGCGAGGTTTTCGCGCTGCATTTGTTCGGCCAGGATGTTCCGCTGATCCTGATCGCGATCATGACGTTCGTGCTGATATCCTCCAGCGGCACTATGGCGATGGCCGTCAATTTCGGCTATCGGCACGACCGCAGGAAGACCGCGGCTTTCATGCTGCTTACAGCCGCTCTCGGCGCGGCCTTCGTCTGCATGCAGGCCTTCGAATGGACCAAGCTCATCACCGAGGGCGTGCGGCCCTGGGCGAACCCGTGGGGCGCCGTTCAGTTTGGGTCGTCCTTCTTCATGATCACCGGCTTCCATGGCACCCATGTCACGATCGGCGTGATCTTTCTCTTGATCACCGCGCGCAAGGCGTGGCGCGGCGACTTCGAAACCGGCGCGCGGGGATTCTTCACCAGCCGCCGCGGCCAATACGAAAGCGTCGAGATCCTGGGGCTCTACTGGCACTTCGTCGATCTGGTGTGGGTGTTCATCTTTGCATTCTTCTATCTTTGGTGA